One window of the Trifolium pratense cultivar HEN17-A07 linkage group LG2, ARS_RC_1.1, whole genome shotgun sequence genome contains the following:
- the LOC123907328 gene encoding probable ATP-dependent DNA helicase CHR12 isoform X1 gives MEQALIGALNLVSRNLPLPPELFNTVSSICYGSEPKPLSLNSDVDASKSTQDDDLLTELQDALSKQRPNCSSSSKLNKAMQIRTQSRIQNRLTQLEGLPSNWGDNLQTKCLLELYGLKLAELQGKVQKEVNSEYWLNVKCAYPDKQLFDWGMMRLRRPPYGIGDPFAMDADDRIRKKRDAERLSILEEQAKSDIETRTRRFFAEILNAVRESQLQIQGSLKRRKQRNDAVQAWHGRQRQRATRAEKLRFQALKADDQEAYMRMVKESKNERLTLLLEETNKLLVNLGAAVQRQRDSKQSNGIEPLEDSEAALPQSDALKNEISKESPLEDDEDLMDSDHNDENSDLLEGQRQYNSAIHSIQEKVTEQPSILQGGELRPYQIEGLQWMLSLFNNNLNGILADEMGLGKTIQTISLIAYLLEYKGVTGPFLIVAPKAVLPNWVNEFSTWAPSITAVLYDGRMDERKAIKEELSGEGKFNVLITHYDLIMRDKAFLKKIYWKYLIVDEGHRLKNHECALARTLDSSYHIERRLLLTGTPIQNSLQELWSLLNFLLPNIFNSVQNFEDWFNAPFADRVDVSLTDEEQLLIIRRLHQVIRPFILRRKKAEVEKFLPGKSQVILKCDMSAWQKVYYQQVTDVGRVGLDNGSGKSKSLQNLTMQLRKCCNHPYLFVGNYDIYSRKEEIVRASGKFELLDRLLPKLRRAGHRVLLFSQMTRLMDILEIYLQLHDYKFLRLDGSTKTEERGSLLKKFNAPDSPYFMFLLSTRAGGLGLNLQTADTVIIFDSDWNPQMDQQAEDRAHRIGQKKEVRVFVLVSVGSIEEVILERAKQKMGIDAKVIQAGLFNTTSTAQDRREMLEEIMRRGSSSLGTDVPSEREINRLAARSDQEFWLFERMDEDRRQKENYRSRLMTEHELPDWVYSALNKDDKAKAFDISGITGKRKRKEVVYADTLSDLQWMKAVESGQDISNLSAKGKRRVRFPIDSHAQTSDDTREEERLLQLSNMAIERSNEDTFNATPASKRLKHEESSHKHGIEDAGGSGLNENVLTWNTHRKKRSSYLSQDSLSDTRGQNAIGKRTS, from the exons ATGGAACAAGCACTTATCGGTGCACTCAACCTTGTTTCTCGAAATCTTCCTCTTCCTCCAGAACTCTTCAACACCGTTTCTTCTATCTGTTACGGATCTGAACCCAAACCCCTCTCTCTCAACTCCGAT GTTGATGCGAGCAAATCTACACAAGATGATGATTTATTGACAGAGCTTCAAGATGCTTTGTCTAAACAACGACCTAATTGTTCTTCAAGTTCTAAATTAAATAAAGCAATGCAAATTCGTACTCAATCTCGGATTCAGAATCGCTTAACTCAGCTTGAAG GGTTGCCTTCAAACTGGGGAGACAACCTGCAGACAAAATGCTTGCTCGAGCTTTATGGACTAAAG CTAGCGGAGTTGCAAGGGAAGGTTCAAAAGGAAGTGAATTCTGAATATTGGCTTAATGTTAAATGTGCATATCCCGACAAGCAATTGTTTGACTGGGGCATGATGCGGTTGCGGCGTCCTCCTTATGGTATTGGAGATCCATTTGCCATGGATGCTGATGATCGAATAAGGAAGAAACGGGATGCTGAG AGACTATCTATATTAGAAGAGCAAGCAAAAAGTGACATAGAGACCAGAACAAGAAGATTTTTTGCAGAAATACTGAATGCTGTCCGCGAGTCCCAGTTACAAATCCAAGGTTCATTGAAGAGGAGAAAACAGAGGAATGATGCTGTTCAG GCATGGCATGGAAGGCAAAGACAACGTGCAACTCGGGCTGAGAAATTGAGATTCCAAGCTTTAAAGGCTGATGATCAGGAAGCTTACATGAGAATGGTGAaagaaagtaaaaatgaaaGACTAACTTTGCTTCTTGAAGAAACAAATAAATTGCTTGTAAATTTGGGAGCAGCGGTTCAACGTCAAAGAGACTCCAAACAATCAAATGGTATTGAACCCTTGGAAGATTCAGAAGCTGCGTTACCACAGTCAGATGCTTTGAAGAATGAAATTTCTAAGGAATCACCTCTAGAGGATGATGAGGATTTGATGGATTCTGATCATAATGATGAAAATAGTGATTTACTTGAAGGTCAACGACAATACAATTCTGCCATACATTCAATTCAAGAAAAG GTAACTGAGCAACCATCTATCCTTCAAGGTGGAGAATTAAGACCCTACCAAATAGAAGGGCTCCAGTGGATGCTTTCTTTGTTCAATAACAACTTAAATGGAATTTTGGCTGATGAAATGGGGCTTGGAAAGACAATACAAACCATTTCATTGATAGCATATCTTTTGGAATACAAGGGTGTGACTGGCCCTTTTTTGATTGTAGCTCCAAAGGCTGTTCTGCCAAATTGGGTCAATGAGTTCTCAACATGGGCTCCTAG CATTACAGCTGTTCTATACGACGGGCGAATGGATGAGAGGAAAGCAATAAAGGAAGAACTGTCAGGGGAGGGGAAATTTAATGTTCTGATAACACACTATGATCTTATAATGAGAGATAAAGCATTTCTGAAGAAAATCTACTGGAAATACTTGATTGTTGATGAAGGGCATCGGTTGAAGAATCATGAGTGTGCTCTAGCAAGAACCCTGGACTCTAG CTATCACATTGAACGAAGACTTCTGTTGACCGGTACACCAATTCAGAACAGCCTGCAGGAATTGTGGTCCCTGCTCAATTTTCTTCTCCCAAACATTTTCAATTCAGTTCAAAATTTCGAGGACTGGTTTAATGCTCCCTTTGCAGATCGAGTTGATGTGTCCTTAACAGATGAAGAACAATTATTGATTATTCGCCGTTTGCATCAG GTTATAAGGCCCTTCATACTAAGAAGGAAAAAGGCTGAGGTAGAGAAGTTTCTTCCCGGGAAATCTCAGGTCATACTCAAATGTGACATGTCAGCCTGGCAGAAAGTATATTATCAACAAGTGACTGACGTGGGCAGAGTTGGGTTAGACAATG GTTCTGGAAAATCAAAAAGTCTACAGAACTTGACAATGCAACTCAGGAAGTGTTGTAACCATCCATACCTCTTTGTGGGAAACTATGATATATATAGTCGTAAGGAGGAGATTGTCAGAGCATCGGGGAAATTTGAACTTCTTGACCGCTTGCTTCCCAAACTTCGTAGAGCTGGTCATAGAGTCCTCCTTTTTTCACAAATGACTCGTCTCATGGATATTCTTGAAATTTATCTTCAACTTCATGATTATAAATTTCTTAGACTTGATGGCTCAACAAAAACTGAGGAAAGAGGTTCTCTTCTAAAGAAATTCAATGCTCCCGACTCTCCATACTTTATGTTTCTCTTAAGCACTCGTGCCGGAGGTCTTGGTTTGAACTTGCAAACAGCAGATACTGTTATAATCTTTGACAGTGATTGGAATCCACAAATGGATCAACAAGCTGAGGATCGAGCCCATCGCATTGGACAAAAGAAAGAAGTTAGAGTTTTTGTGTTAGTTAGTGTGGGATCAATTGAAGAGGTGATTTTAGAACGTGCTAAACAAAAGATGGGAATTGATGCCAAAGTCATCCAGGCAGGCCTTTTCAACACAACGTCAACAG CCCAGGACAGGAGAGAAATGTTAGAGGAGATTATGCGTAGAGGTAGTAGCTCACTTGGAACAGATGTGCCAAGTGAGAGAGAAATTAACCGCCTTGCAGCTCGATCCGACCAGGAATTTTGGCTGTTCGAGAGAATGGACGAAGATAGAAGGCAAAAGGAGAACTACAGATCTCGTCTCATGACGGAGCATGAACTGCCAGATTGGGTATACTCTGCACTAAATAAGGATGATAAGGCCAAAGCTTTTGACATCAGTGGTATTACTGGAaagaggaaaagaaaagaagtggTATATGCAGATACATTAAGCGATCTACAATGGATGAAGGCTGTGGAAAGTGGACAGGATATATCTAATCTTTCAGCTAAAGGAAAAAGAAGAGTTCGCTTCCCTATTGACAGTCATGCACAAACGAGTGATGACACCAGGGAAGAAGAAAGGTTGTTACAGTTGAGCAACATGGCAATTGAGAGATCAAATGAAGATACTTTCAATGCGACCCCTGCCTCTAAGAGACTCAAGCATGAAGAAAGTTCCCATAAACATGGAATTGAAGATGCTGGAGGAAGTGGTTTGAACGAGAATGTATTAACCTGGAATACTCACAGAAAGAAGAGATCAAGCTATCTTAGTCAGGATTCATTATCTGATACCAGAGGGCAGAATGCTATTGGAAAAAGAACAAGCTAA
- the LOC123907328 gene encoding probable ATP-dependent DNA helicase CHR12 isoform X2, whose translation MLARALWTKGLFFWQLAELQGKVQKEVNSEYWLNVKCAYPDKQLFDWGMMRLRRPPYGIGDPFAMDADDRIRKKRDAERLSILEEQAKSDIETRTRRFFAEILNAVRESQLQIQGSLKRRKQRNDAVQAWHGRQRQRATRAEKLRFQALKADDQEAYMRMVKESKNERLTLLLEETNKLLVNLGAAVQRQRDSKQSNGIEPLEDSEAALPQSDALKNEISKESPLEDDEDLMDSDHNDENSDLLEGQRQYNSAIHSIQEKVTEQPSILQGGELRPYQIEGLQWMLSLFNNNLNGILADEMGLGKTIQTISLIAYLLEYKGVTGPFLIVAPKAVLPNWVNEFSTWAPSITAVLYDGRMDERKAIKEELSGEGKFNVLITHYDLIMRDKAFLKKIYWKYLIVDEGHRLKNHECALARTLDSSYHIERRLLLTGTPIQNSLQELWSLLNFLLPNIFNSVQNFEDWFNAPFADRVDVSLTDEEQLLIIRRLHQVIRPFILRRKKAEVEKFLPGKSQVILKCDMSAWQKVYYQQVTDVGRVGLDNGSGKSKSLQNLTMQLRKCCNHPYLFVGNYDIYSRKEEIVRASGKFELLDRLLPKLRRAGHRVLLFSQMTRLMDILEIYLQLHDYKFLRLDGSTKTEERGSLLKKFNAPDSPYFMFLLSTRAGGLGLNLQTADTVIIFDSDWNPQMDQQAEDRAHRIGQKKEVRVFVLVSVGSIEEVILERAKQKMGIDAKVIQAGLFNTTSTAQDRREMLEEIMRRGSSSLGTDVPSEREINRLAARSDQEFWLFERMDEDRRQKENYRSRLMTEHELPDWVYSALNKDDKAKAFDISGITGKRKRKEVVYADTLSDLQWMKAVESGQDISNLSAKGKRRVRFPIDSHAQTSDDTREEERLLQLSNMAIERSNEDTFNATPASKRLKHEESSHKHGIEDAGGSGLNENVLTWNTHRKKRSSYLSQDSLSDTRGQNAIGKRTS comes from the exons ATGCTTGCTCGAGCTTTATGGACTAAAG GACTTTTTTTCTGGCAGCTAGCGGAGTTGCAAGGGAAGGTTCAAAAGGAAGTGAATTCTGAATATTGGCTTAATGTTAAATGTGCATATCCCGACAAGCAATTGTTTGACTGGGGCATGATGCGGTTGCGGCGTCCTCCTTATGGTATTGGAGATCCATTTGCCATGGATGCTGATGATCGAATAAGGAAGAAACGGGATGCTGAG AGACTATCTATATTAGAAGAGCAAGCAAAAAGTGACATAGAGACCAGAACAAGAAGATTTTTTGCAGAAATACTGAATGCTGTCCGCGAGTCCCAGTTACAAATCCAAGGTTCATTGAAGAGGAGAAAACAGAGGAATGATGCTGTTCAG GCATGGCATGGAAGGCAAAGACAACGTGCAACTCGGGCTGAGAAATTGAGATTCCAAGCTTTAAAGGCTGATGATCAGGAAGCTTACATGAGAATGGTGAaagaaagtaaaaatgaaaGACTAACTTTGCTTCTTGAAGAAACAAATAAATTGCTTGTAAATTTGGGAGCAGCGGTTCAACGTCAAAGAGACTCCAAACAATCAAATGGTATTGAACCCTTGGAAGATTCAGAAGCTGCGTTACCACAGTCAGATGCTTTGAAGAATGAAATTTCTAAGGAATCACCTCTAGAGGATGATGAGGATTTGATGGATTCTGATCATAATGATGAAAATAGTGATTTACTTGAAGGTCAACGACAATACAATTCTGCCATACATTCAATTCAAGAAAAG GTAACTGAGCAACCATCTATCCTTCAAGGTGGAGAATTAAGACCCTACCAAATAGAAGGGCTCCAGTGGATGCTTTCTTTGTTCAATAACAACTTAAATGGAATTTTGGCTGATGAAATGGGGCTTGGAAAGACAATACAAACCATTTCATTGATAGCATATCTTTTGGAATACAAGGGTGTGACTGGCCCTTTTTTGATTGTAGCTCCAAAGGCTGTTCTGCCAAATTGGGTCAATGAGTTCTCAACATGGGCTCCTAG CATTACAGCTGTTCTATACGACGGGCGAATGGATGAGAGGAAAGCAATAAAGGAAGAACTGTCAGGGGAGGGGAAATTTAATGTTCTGATAACACACTATGATCTTATAATGAGAGATAAAGCATTTCTGAAGAAAATCTACTGGAAATACTTGATTGTTGATGAAGGGCATCGGTTGAAGAATCATGAGTGTGCTCTAGCAAGAACCCTGGACTCTAG CTATCACATTGAACGAAGACTTCTGTTGACCGGTACACCAATTCAGAACAGCCTGCAGGAATTGTGGTCCCTGCTCAATTTTCTTCTCCCAAACATTTTCAATTCAGTTCAAAATTTCGAGGACTGGTTTAATGCTCCCTTTGCAGATCGAGTTGATGTGTCCTTAACAGATGAAGAACAATTATTGATTATTCGCCGTTTGCATCAG GTTATAAGGCCCTTCATACTAAGAAGGAAAAAGGCTGAGGTAGAGAAGTTTCTTCCCGGGAAATCTCAGGTCATACTCAAATGTGACATGTCAGCCTGGCAGAAAGTATATTATCAACAAGTGACTGACGTGGGCAGAGTTGGGTTAGACAATG GTTCTGGAAAATCAAAAAGTCTACAGAACTTGACAATGCAACTCAGGAAGTGTTGTAACCATCCATACCTCTTTGTGGGAAACTATGATATATATAGTCGTAAGGAGGAGATTGTCAGAGCATCGGGGAAATTTGAACTTCTTGACCGCTTGCTTCCCAAACTTCGTAGAGCTGGTCATAGAGTCCTCCTTTTTTCACAAATGACTCGTCTCATGGATATTCTTGAAATTTATCTTCAACTTCATGATTATAAATTTCTTAGACTTGATGGCTCAACAAAAACTGAGGAAAGAGGTTCTCTTCTAAAGAAATTCAATGCTCCCGACTCTCCATACTTTATGTTTCTCTTAAGCACTCGTGCCGGAGGTCTTGGTTTGAACTTGCAAACAGCAGATACTGTTATAATCTTTGACAGTGATTGGAATCCACAAATGGATCAACAAGCTGAGGATCGAGCCCATCGCATTGGACAAAAGAAAGAAGTTAGAGTTTTTGTGTTAGTTAGTGTGGGATCAATTGAAGAGGTGATTTTAGAACGTGCTAAACAAAAGATGGGAATTGATGCCAAAGTCATCCAGGCAGGCCTTTTCAACACAACGTCAACAG CCCAGGACAGGAGAGAAATGTTAGAGGAGATTATGCGTAGAGGTAGTAGCTCACTTGGAACAGATGTGCCAAGTGAGAGAGAAATTAACCGCCTTGCAGCTCGATCCGACCAGGAATTTTGGCTGTTCGAGAGAATGGACGAAGATAGAAGGCAAAAGGAGAACTACAGATCTCGTCTCATGACGGAGCATGAACTGCCAGATTGGGTATACTCTGCACTAAATAAGGATGATAAGGCCAAAGCTTTTGACATCAGTGGTATTACTGGAaagaggaaaagaaaagaagtggTATATGCAGATACATTAAGCGATCTACAATGGATGAAGGCTGTGGAAAGTGGACAGGATATATCTAATCTTTCAGCTAAAGGAAAAAGAAGAGTTCGCTTCCCTATTGACAGTCATGCACAAACGAGTGATGACACCAGGGAAGAAGAAAGGTTGTTACAGTTGAGCAACATGGCAATTGAGAGATCAAATGAAGATACTTTCAATGCGACCCCTGCCTCTAAGAGACTCAAGCATGAAGAAAGTTCCCATAAACATGGAATTGAAGATGCTGGAGGAAGTGGTTTGAACGAGAATGTATTAACCTGGAATACTCACAGAAAGAAGAGATCAAGCTATCTTAGTCAGGATTCATTATCTGATACCAGAGGGCAGAATGCTATTGGAAAAAGAACAAGCTAA
- the LOC123908192 gene encoding protein phosphatase 2C 70 isoform X2, with translation MEHTMLQTIVTVLLLLMLLLIFVFLFFLFKPWRFFFSSRFRSSSINNNNNNKGSIGGGELERPLVEDDVNASSYNNQHNHNELPRDYDLEGDTLIVDVISDHHHSEDVADVTQVFKLPPPPLLAQIHQKPNSTTTNNNNQNDRVQDFVQRDITDQRSCLTLEVITGPSCGLRCSVQSTNPSRLPLTLGRVSPSDLLIKDSEVSGKHALIKWNLDNMKWELVDMGSLNGTLLNSKSINHPDTGSRHWGDPMNLANGDVITLGTTSKIIVHITSQNPRHIPFGVGMASDPMALRRGGKKLPMEDVCYYQWPLPGLDQFGLFGICDGHGGDGAAKSASKLFPEIIASILSDSSKRERVLSLRDASGILRDAFSQTEARMNNYYEGCTATVLLVWADCNDNFYAQCANVGDSACIMSVNGQQVKMTEDHKIANYSERLRIEGTGEPLKEGETRLYGINLARMLGDKFLKQQDSRFSSEPYISEPVHIHQASKAFVVLASDGLWDVVSVKKAIQLVLQTRERYNTDRENTAEKIASMLLSEARTLKTKDNTSIIFLDFDTFNSFSCKVE, from the exons ATGGAACATACGATGCTACAAACCATTGTGACTGTGCTTCTTCTCCTTATGCTTCTTCTCATCTTCGTTTtcctcttctttctcttcaaacCATGGcgcttctttttctcttctcgCTTTCGCTCTTCttccatcaacaacaacaacaacaacaag GGTTCTATTGGTGGTGGTGAATTAGAAAGACCACTTGTTGAAGATGATGTTAATGCTTCTTCTTATAATAATCAGCATAATCATAATGAATTACCTAGAGATTATGATCTTGAAG GTGATACTTTGATTGTTGATGTAATCTCTGATCATCATCATTCTGAAGATGTTGCTGATGTTACTCAAGTATTTAAGCTACCTCCTCCACCTCTTTTAGCTCAAATTCATCAAAAACCTAATAGTActactactaataataataatcagaatGATAGAGTGCAAGATTTTGTGCAAAGAGATATCACTGATCAAA GAAGTTGCCTTACTTTGGAGGTTATCACCGGTCCGTCTTGTGGATTACGATGTTCCGTGCAGTCGACGAATCCCTCTCGTCTACCGCTGACGTTGGGAAGGGTTTCTCCTAGTGATTTGTTGATAAAGGACTCGGAGGTGTCGGGAAAGCATGCTTTGATCAAGTGGAATTTGGAT AATATGAAATGGGAGTTGGTAGATATGGGTAGCTTGAATGGAACACTTTTGAATTCTAAGTCAATCAACCATCCTGACACTGGAAGTAGGCATTGGGGAGATCCAATGAATCTTGCTAATGGAGATGTTATAACTCTTGGGACAACATCAAAAATAATT GTTCATATCACTTCACAAAATCCTCGTCACATTCCCTTTGGAGTTGGTATGGCATCAGATCCCATGGCTTTGCGTCGAGGAGGAAAAAAACTTCCTATGGAGGATGTTTGCTATTATCAATGGCCTCTACCTGGATTGGATCAG TTTGGTCTTTTTGGCATTTGTGATGGGCACGGTGGTGATGGGGCTGCCAAATCTGCTAGCAA ACTCTTTCCTGAGATAATTGCTAGTATATTATCAGATTCATCAAAAAGGGAGAGGGTTTTATCACTTCGTGATGCTTCAGGTATCCTTCGAGATGCATTTTCTCAAACTGAAGCACGTATGAATAATTATTATGAG GGATGTACAGCAACAGTGCTTCTGGTGTGGGCTGACTGTAATGATAATTTCTATGCACAATGTGCAAATGTTGGAGACTCTGCATGCATTATGAG TGTTAATGGCCAACAAGTCAAGATGACAGAAGATCACAAGATAGCGAATTATTCCGAAAGACTAAGAATTGAAGGGACCGGTGAACCATTAAAAGAAGGGGAAACCCGACTATATG GTATAAATCTTGCAAGGATGCTTGGGGACAAATTCCTAAAACAGCAGGATTCCCGATTCAGTTCTGAACCTTATATAAGTGAGCCCGTGCATATTCACCAAGCAAGCAAGGCTTTTGTTGTTCTAGCTAG TGATGGGCTATGGGACGTTGTCAGCGTGAAGAAGGCGATTCAGCTAGTGCTCCAG ACAAGGGAGCGATACAATACAGATAGAGAGAATACAGCAGAAAAGATTGCTAGTATGTTGTTGAGTGAGGCTAGAACACTCAAAACAAAGGATAATACCTCCATAATATTCTTAGATTTTGATACCTTCAATAGTTTCTCTTGTAAAGTTGAATAG
- the LOC123905430 gene encoding protein FANTASTIC FOUR 3-like, producing the protein MAAIMFHSLPSCIDSQLVESRLHNLRLPSPKPLTSHSVDLSFKTCFWESNIKPHFEQNLTKIETIKSNLNEDSWSSIQSLSKSNSSQGLKENTYVHPNVKLPWHKLSPKSLELCTENLGNETGCNISEYSIDLLSSTNLARDNLEKKEERKNSRQNLRGEMRTKNFPPPLKSMRGSESVRVKPHRENGRLVIELTKVPSSASCFQADRSNGRLRLSFWNDTEVQSHSKEDKSQECEEEFENEISGQKQDAEDEDEEEQEEVKDEEVVEKNIIDNENEEVEEETHVNVCCVVNKSKGWNVGNEVIRMGNHQKYERGSRRKRCKEGGKHEHNEMLVNWGEPLWLALATS; encoded by the coding sequence ATGGCTGCAATAATGTTCCACAGTTTACCTTCATGTATTGATTCTCAACTTGTTGAATCAAGATTACATAATCTTCGTTTACCTTCTCCGAAACCACTCACCTCTCATTCCGTTGATTTATCTTTCAAGACATGTTTTTGGGAATCAAACATAAAACCTCATTTTGAACAAAACTTGACTAAAATTGAAACTATCAAATCCAATCTCAATGAGGATAGTTGGAGTTCAATTCAATCACTTTCCAAATCCAATTCTTCTCAAGGTCTTAAAGAAAACACATATGTTCATCCCAATGTGAAACTTCCATGGCATAAACTTAGTCCCAAGAGTTTGGAACTTTGTACTGAGAATTTAGGAAATGAGACAGGATGTAATATTTCAGAATATAGCATTGACTTGCTCTCATCAACAAACTTAGCTAGAGATAATTTGGAGAAAAAGGAGGAACGGAAAAATTCACGTCAAAATTTGAGAGGTGAAATGAGAACTAAGAATTTTCCACCACCTTTGAAGAGTATGAGAGGTTCAGAATCAGTAAGAGTGAAACCACACAGAGAAAATGGTAGGTTAGTGATTGAGCTAACCAAAGTGCCATCCAGTGCTTCTTGCTTTCAAGCAGATAGAAGCAATGGACGCCTTCGTCTTTCCTTTTGGAATGACACTGAAGTTCAGAGTCATTCCAAAGAAGATAAAAGTCAAGAATGCGAGGAAGAGTTTGAAAATGAAATAAGTGGACAAAAACAAGACGCGGAGgacgaagatgaagaagaacaagaagaagtgAAGGATGAGGAAGTagtagaaaaaaatattattgataatgagaATGAGGAAGTAGAAGAAGAGACACATGTCAATGTTTGTTGTGTAGTGAACAAAAGCAAAGGTTGGAATGTTGGGAATGAAGTTATAAGAATGGGAAATCATCAAAAGTATGAGAGGGGAAGTAGAAGAAAGAGATGCAAAGAAGGTGGTAAACATGAACACAATGAAATGTTGGTAAATTGGGGGGAACCTCTTTGGCTTGCATTGGCAACTTCCTAA
- the LOC123908192 gene encoding protein phosphatase 2C 70 isoform X1, translating into MEHTMLQTIVTVLLLLMLLLIFVFLFFLFKPWRFFFSSRFRSSSINNNNNNKGSIGGGELERPLVEDDVNASSYNNQHNHNELPRDYDLEGACYPNEVNFRSPRTHGQGLVHKQRLHNHSVSPNFPQGDTLIVDVISDHHHSEDVADVTQVFKLPPPPLLAQIHQKPNSTTTNNNNQNDRVQDFVQRDITDQRSCLTLEVITGPSCGLRCSVQSTNPSRLPLTLGRVSPSDLLIKDSEVSGKHALIKWNLDNMKWELVDMGSLNGTLLNSKSINHPDTGSRHWGDPMNLANGDVITLGTTSKIIVHITSQNPRHIPFGVGMASDPMALRRGGKKLPMEDVCYYQWPLPGLDQFGLFGICDGHGGDGAAKSASKLFPEIIASILSDSSKRERVLSLRDASGILRDAFSQTEARMNNYYEGCTATVLLVWADCNDNFYAQCANVGDSACIMSVNGQQVKMTEDHKIANYSERLRIEGTGEPLKEGETRLYGINLARMLGDKFLKQQDSRFSSEPYISEPVHIHQASKAFVVLASDGLWDVVSVKKAIQLVLQTRERYNTDRENTAEKIASMLLSEARTLKTKDNTSIIFLDFDTFNSFSCKVE; encoded by the exons ATGGAACATACGATGCTACAAACCATTGTGACTGTGCTTCTTCTCCTTATGCTTCTTCTCATCTTCGTTTtcctcttctttctcttcaaacCATGGcgcttctttttctcttctcgCTTTCGCTCTTCttccatcaacaacaacaacaacaacaag GGTTCTATTGGTGGTGGTGAATTAGAAAGACCACTTGTTGAAGATGATGTTAATGCTTCTTCTTATAATAATCAGCATAATCATAATGAATTACCTAGAGATTATGATCTTGAAGGTGCGTGTTATCCTAATGAAGTTAATTTTCGTTCTCCAAGAACACATGGACAAGGACTTGTTCATAAACAAAGGCTTCATAATCATTCTGTTTCACCTAATTTTCCACAAGGTGATACTTTGATTGTTGATGTAATCTCTGATCATCATCATTCTGAAGATGTTGCTGATGTTACTCAAGTATTTAAGCTACCTCCTCCACCTCTTTTAGCTCAAATTCATCAAAAACCTAATAGTActactactaataataataatcagaatGATAGAGTGCAAGATTTTGTGCAAAGAGATATCACTGATCAAA GAAGTTGCCTTACTTTGGAGGTTATCACCGGTCCGTCTTGTGGATTACGATGTTCCGTGCAGTCGACGAATCCCTCTCGTCTACCGCTGACGTTGGGAAGGGTTTCTCCTAGTGATTTGTTGATAAAGGACTCGGAGGTGTCGGGAAAGCATGCTTTGATCAAGTGGAATTTGGAT AATATGAAATGGGAGTTGGTAGATATGGGTAGCTTGAATGGAACACTTTTGAATTCTAAGTCAATCAACCATCCTGACACTGGAAGTAGGCATTGGGGAGATCCAATGAATCTTGCTAATGGAGATGTTATAACTCTTGGGACAACATCAAAAATAATT GTTCATATCACTTCACAAAATCCTCGTCACATTCCCTTTGGAGTTGGTATGGCATCAGATCCCATGGCTTTGCGTCGAGGAGGAAAAAAACTTCCTATGGAGGATGTTTGCTATTATCAATGGCCTCTACCTGGATTGGATCAG TTTGGTCTTTTTGGCATTTGTGATGGGCACGGTGGTGATGGGGCTGCCAAATCTGCTAGCAA ACTCTTTCCTGAGATAATTGCTAGTATATTATCAGATTCATCAAAAAGGGAGAGGGTTTTATCACTTCGTGATGCTTCAGGTATCCTTCGAGATGCATTTTCTCAAACTGAAGCACGTATGAATAATTATTATGAG GGATGTACAGCAACAGTGCTTCTGGTGTGGGCTGACTGTAATGATAATTTCTATGCACAATGTGCAAATGTTGGAGACTCTGCATGCATTATGAG TGTTAATGGCCAACAAGTCAAGATGACAGAAGATCACAAGATAGCGAATTATTCCGAAAGACTAAGAATTGAAGGGACCGGTGAACCATTAAAAGAAGGGGAAACCCGACTATATG GTATAAATCTTGCAAGGATGCTTGGGGACAAATTCCTAAAACAGCAGGATTCCCGATTCAGTTCTGAACCTTATATAAGTGAGCCCGTGCATATTCACCAAGCAAGCAAGGCTTTTGTTGTTCTAGCTAG TGATGGGCTATGGGACGTTGTCAGCGTGAAGAAGGCGATTCAGCTAGTGCTCCAG ACAAGGGAGCGATACAATACAGATAGAGAGAATACAGCAGAAAAGATTGCTAGTATGTTGTTGAGTGAGGCTAGAACACTCAAAACAAAGGATAATACCTCCATAATATTCTTAGATTTTGATACCTTCAATAGTTTCTCTTGTAAAGTTGAATAG